The DNA segment TACTGGGAAAGATAGGTCATTGATGCAATTAGTCCTTCACGATAATGTTGTGCCGCACTTCCGGCGATGCCGAAACGCTCCGCTGCATCTGCCAGTAGCAATTCCGTTTCTGCATAAGTTAACACAAATGTTGGTCCGTCTTTCTTAATGAGTACAGGACTTGGAGAAGAGTAATCCGTAAAAGTAGTAAAACCAGGATCCAGCTTAATTCCCTGTCCGGCGATCAAACTCAGGTCTTTACCATTAGGCATTCCTTTTTGCGCGGCAGGATTTGCATTTGCATTAGGATTTTGAGCCTTGGTATCTTCATTCACATATAAATTCGTTACTGCAATCACACCTAAACGGGGGTCATTGGTGCTTTTAAGAAAATCAATAAAGGTTTTTGACCACCTTGTATAGAAGTTTTCCTGGCCACCGCCACCCAGAAGAATCTGGCTATTCCTGTTAATGGTAATCCGGTTTCCGCTTTCTGAACCCAGGATAAACGCATTATCGTCATTACTCAACATGGTGTTCCCAACAACTTTCTGCACATAACTCTGTGCTGTTGCAGCATCTACTTTACTAAGACGCATGGCCATCCTAAGGATTAAGCTATTTCCGAAACGTTTCCATTTGGTAGGATCACCATTATAAAAAGCATCTCCACCAGGTTTATCGCCATTAACATCCAATGCCGCTACAGCTTCGCTCACTTCCTTAAGCATATCGGTGTAAATGTCCTTTTGTTTGTCGTACACCGGGAAATAATTCTTCCCAAGAAAACCGATCCCAGCTTGCGAATAAGGAACATCGCCATACAGATCGGTAATGCGCTGAAAGATCAGCGCCCTCATGATTCTGGTGATCTGGTGTAAATTCTGGTATTCTTTTTTCCCTTTGGTAAAGGCCAGTAAGTCTACAATCAGTCTTACCTGTTCCGGATAGGCACCATCACCACTGGTAATGGAATTAGACGAGAATCCCCAGTAAGCAGCAGTATAGGTAGGATTCGAAATGTACTTATCCCCTGCCCAGTAGCCGATCACAGAGGAAAGGCCCTGCATCATCGTAGAACAATAGATTAAATTTGCACGCCAGGTATCATAACTAAAATCAACGCTCCCTGAATAGCTCAGTTGCGCACTTGTTAAGATAAAGTTAGGATTAAAATTTGCCGGGTTATAGGTGGAAGGATCAGTATTGATCTCCTCATAATGCTTTCTGCAACCTGTAGCAACCGTCAGGCAGAGGGCTGCCATTATGCTATATTTATATATCTTTTTCATTGGAATATATTTGTCTTTAGTGATGAAGCGATCATAAAAATGATGGTTTCATTGGAATCTAATTGATTTTAAAATTTGCTTTTGTAACCCTGATGTTTAGAACTTCACGCTCAGATTTAATCCGTACGTTCTGCTTGCCGGCACACCACCCAACTCTAATCCTTTAGCATTATTACTATAGTCAGATTCAGGATCTATGTTTGTGGTCTTTCTGCTGATGTAAAAGAGGTTACGGCCAACGAAGCTAAGCGTAGCACCATTGATCACATTATTAAACATTTTACCAGGGAAAGTATAACCCAGCATCACCTGACGGAATTTGATAAAATCGGCATTCTGAACAAAGATTCCGGATACATTACCGGCCATTGTGCCGTAGTAATTTGCAGCTGCAGCACCCAGTTCTTCACGTTTTTCCAAAGTACCTTTATGCAATCCTAAAGTATAAGCATAAGATTCTGTTGCAGAATAGATCTTACCACCAAATTTACTATCGATCATGAAGGAGAAATTGATTCCTTTATAAGAGAACTCATTGTTCCAGCCAGCCACATATTTAGCATAAGCAGATCCATAAGGTCTTAACAAGCCTTGTTTTGGGATACCATTCGATTCCAACTCAATATTACCGTTGGCATCGCGTTTATAATCAAAAGCCATAATCTGACCGAAAGGCAGACCCACAATCTGCTGGGTAAAAGCATTACCGGTACGGGAAGTTGCACCTGGCAATGAGGTTTGTCCCGGAGAAAGTGAAATCACTTTATTGTTATTGATGGAACCATTCACAGAGGTCGTCCAGCGGAAATCCTTCGTTTGCACAGGAATACCTGTGATCAAAGCCTCAATACCCCTGTTTTGTAACTCTCCGATATTCAGGATCGCGCCACCATAACCGGAAGTTACTGAAGCTGGTGCCCTTACGATCTCATCTTTAGATCTTTTGTTATACCAGGTCAGGTCAAGATTTAAACGGCTGCTAAATAAACGAATCTCCGTACCAATTTCAAACTCAGAAGCCACAGATGCCACGAGGCTTTCATTGGGAACAAAGAAGTTAGAGATCAATCCCAAAGGTCTGCCATTCAGGACTGCACTGTTAAAGCCATAAGCTAGTTGTGTCTGATAAGGATCTGTTGCCTGCCCTACCTGAGCAAAACCTGCACGGATCTTACCAAAACTCAGCCATTCCTTTTTCAGTATTTCTGAGAACACAAATGAACCATTTACAGAAGGATAAATTACGTTCAGTTTATTGTTCTTACCAGGTGTGGCAAGGGTAGAGAACCAATCATTACGAATGGATCCGCTTAAATAAAGGTAATTTTTATAGCTCAGGTCTAGCGTACCATAAACAGAAGCAACTTCACTTTCACTTGGTCTGTAAACCGGCGCATTCTGAAGATTGGCATTGGTAATTACATATCTGTAAGGGATAGAAAAATCATTTCCCGCAAGCGTAAACGCTTCTGATTTTGTCCTTCTGTAACTTCCTCCAATGTTTGGTGTAATGGTAAAATCATCTACCTTAAAGCTCTTACCCGTCAACACATCGGTATTGATATCAGAGAATTTAGTCGTTGCTTCAGACATAGAGCCCAACAAACGGTAAGCCGTTCCGGTTGGCACGACAGAAGTATAACGGTCGTTATAAGCATCGCGTCCTGCACGGGCCTGGATAAAGGCACCATTATCAAAATTATAACGCAGGCTAATGGAAGAAATCAGACGTTCCCTTTTGGTATCATTGATGAATTTATTGGCAGCGAACCAAGGGTTAGTTGCAAATGTATTGGCAGAATAACCATATTCAGAACCATCAGGTTTAGTGGTTTGTTTTAAAGTCATCACATCCAGACTCGTAGGAAGCAAAGTGACGTTATAGCTGGAATTACCGGCCCCATCACTTAAAAAAGGTCTGTTTTTAGCTTGTTCCAGGATATAATTTGCACGTGCATCTACTGTCAGGTGTTTATTGATGTTGTAATTTCCATTCAGATTAAAGGATTGTCTGTTTAATCCTGATCCTGGAGTAACCGCCTTGCTGGTCAGGTCACTTGCAGAGAAGCGGATCGAACCACCATCAAAACTTTTGTTAAAAGCCAGTGTATTCGTTGCTGTAGCTCCTGTGCGGAAGAAATTCTCAATGTTATTTTTTTGTGCAGCATAAGGACGGGACACGCCGTCAAACTGAACCACACTGCTGCCGTCTAATTTGGCTCCCCAGCTCGACTGACCAGTTTGAAAAGCACCTGCTGCATCTGCCGGCTTTACACCATTGGCACCATTTCCATAAACATATTGCCAGTCTGTCTGATCGATTACTTTTTCCAGTACGTAATTGGAATTGAACTCAATAGAGTTACCCTTTCCACTTTTAGTAGTAATTAAAATTACCCCTGCTTTACCGCGTGAACCATATAATGCGGAAGCTGCGGCGCCTTTCAGTACGGAAATCGTTTCAATATCATCAGGATTAATGTTTCCAATTGCGTCTCCAAGATCAGGAACGTTATCGTACTGATCACCCGGAGCACTGTTCCCTCTGTTTTCCATAGGAATACCATTGACCACATATAGTGGCTGATTGGTCTGAGAAATACTCGAAATACCACGTATGATCACATTCGAAGAGGCTCCCACTCCACCAGCAATAGAGTTGACGTTCAAACCGGCAACTTTACCCACCAGAGAGTTGATCACGTTATTTTCCCTGGCCTGGGTCAGTTCATCACCTTTCACTTCTGTAACAGAATATCCAAGTGCTTTTCTTTCTTTTTTAATTCCCAATGCAGTCACGACGACTTCACTCAGGAGCTTAGAATCTTCATCCAATAAAATATTAAGTGGTGAAGGTGTAGTAATGGTCACTTGTTTGGTGATATACCCCAAATAACTCACTACCAATACATCCCCAATATTTGCGTCAATCACAAACTGTCCGTTGGAATTGGTACTGGCACCTACCTGTGTTCCTTTTACCTGCACGCTTACCCCGATTAAAGGTTGTCCTGTAGCATCTCTGACCACACCGTTGAT comes from the Pedobacter sp. FW305-3-2-15-E-R2A2 genome and includes:
- a CDS encoding SusD/RagB family nutrient-binding outer membrane lipoprotein, which encodes MKKIYKYSIMAALCLTVATGCRKHYEEINTDPSTYNPANFNPNFILTSAQLSYSGSVDFSYDTWRANLIYCSTMMQGLSSVIGYWAGDKYISNPTYTAAYWGFSSNSITSGDGAYPEQVRLIVDLLAFTKGKKEYQNLHQITRIMRALIFQRITDLYGDVPYSQAGIGFLGKNYFPVYDKQKDIYTDMLKEVSEAVAALDVNGDKPGGDAFYNGDPTKWKRFGNSLILRMAMRLSKVDAATAQSYVQKVVGNTMLSNDDNAFILGSESGNRITINRNSQILLGGGGQENFYTRWSKTFIDFLKSTNDPRLGVIAVTNLYVNEDTKAQNPNANANPAAQKGMPNGKDLSLIAGQGIKLDPGFTTFTDYSSPSPVLIKKDGPTFVLTYAETELLLADAAERFGIAGSAAQHYREGLIASMTYLSQYGAAATITAVAAAAYADAHPYNPANGLNMINTQYWALNNTKLDFYESWANWRRTGFPVLTPVVYPGNATNGTIPRRFPYPVVEAGTNTVNYNAAVASVPGGDLLTSRVWWDKN
- a CDS encoding SusC/RagA family TonB-linked outer membrane protein; translated protein: MMNFYGKALPIFRKCMRISTIIIGIQVCFSTLLMAKHIKAQEMSFKVVKASVKQIFKKIEQQANVTFVYDEEVLGSLPNLTLNFKNEQLSEVLKRLREKTALEFRMVGNYIGVAENAASMPNLSLSSAANNNRIKINGVVRDATGQPLIGVSVQVKGTQVGASTNSNGQFVIDANIGDVLVVSYLGYITKQVTITTPSPLNILLDEDSKLLSEVVVTALGIKKERKALGYSVTEVKGDELTQARENNVINSLVGKVAGLNVNSIAGGVGASSNVIIRGISSISQTNQPLYVVNGIPMENRGNSAPGDQYDNVPDLGDAIGNINPDDIETISVLKGAAASALYGSRGKAGVILITTKSGKGNSIEFNSNYVLEKVIDQTDWQYVYGNGANGVKPADAAGAFQTGQSSWGAKLDGSSVVQFDGVSRPYAAQKNNIENFFRTGATATNTLAFNKSFDGGSIRFSASDLTSKAVTPGSGLNRQSFNLNGNYNINKHLTVDARANYILEQAKNRPFLSDGAGNSSYNVTLLPTSLDVMTLKQTTKPDGSEYGYSANTFATNPWFAANKFINDTKRERLISSISLRYNFDNGAFIQARAGRDAYNDRYTSVVPTGTAYRLLGSMSEATTKFSDINTDVLTGKSFKVDDFTITPNIGGSYRRTKSEAFTLAGNDFSIPYRYVITNANLQNAPVYRPSESEVASVYGTLDLSYKNYLYLSGSIRNDWFSTLATPGKNNKLNVIYPSVNGSFVFSEILKKEWLSFGKIRAGFAQVGQATDPYQTQLAYGFNSAVLNGRPLGLISNFFVPNESLVASVASEFEIGTEIRLFSSRLNLDLTWYNKRSKDEIVRAPASVTSGYGGAILNIGELQNRGIEALITGIPVQTKDFRWTTSVNGSINNNKVISLSPGQTSLPGATSRTGNAFTQQIVGLPFGQIMAFDYKRDANGNIELESNGIPKQGLLRPYGSAYAKYVAGWNNEFSYKGINFSFMIDSKFGGKIYSATESYAYTLGLHKGTLEKREELGAAAANYYGTMAGNVSGIFVQNADFIKFRQVMLGYTFPGKMFNNVINGATLSFVGRNLFYISRKTTNIDPESDYSNNAKGLELGGVPASRTYGLNLSVKF